A stretch of DNA from Aquipuribacter hungaricus:
CGCGGCCGCCGTCCCGCCGCCGAGCGAGGCGGGCAGCACGACCTCGACGCGGCGGCCGTCCACCTCGACGACGACGCGGCGGCGGGGCTCGTCCGGCGACGCCTCGTCGGACGAGGCCCCGGAGGGGGTCCACGCCGGCACCTGGTTGTCGAACTCGGTCTCGATCCAGCGGGTGTGCACCGTGAACGGCGCGGCCGGGTCGACCGGGGCGAACGCCGGGTCGGAGACGACGGCCCGGTGGAACGGCAGGACGGTCGGCAGGCCCTCGACGACGAACTCGGCCAGGGCCCGGCGGGAGCGCTGCAGCGCCTGCTCCCGCGAGGCGCCGGTGACGACGAGCTTGGCGAGCATGGAGTCGAAGCCGCCGCCGACGACGCTGCCGGCCTCGACCCCGGAGTCCAGCCGGACGCCCGGGCCGGACGGCGGGGAGAACACGTCGACCGGTCCCGGCTGGGGCAGGAAGCCGCGGCCGGCGTCCTCGCCGTTGATGCGGAACTCGATGGAGTGCCCGCGGACCACGGGGTCGTCGTAGCCGAGCGGCTCGCCGGCCGCGACCCGCAGCTGCTCACGGACCAGGTCGATGCCCGTGACCTCCTCGGACACGCAGTGCTCGACCTGCAGGCGGGTGTTGACCTCGAGGAAGCTGATCGTGCCGTCCTGGCCGACGAGGAACTCGCAGGTCCCGGCGCCGACGTAGCCGGCCTCGCGGAGGATCGCCTTGGACGAGGAGTACAGCTGCTCGACCTGGGCGTCGGTGAGGAACGGTGCCGGCGCCTCCTCGACGAGCTTCTGGTGCCGGCGCTGCAGCGAGCAGTCGCGCGTGGACACCACGACGACGCCGCCGTGCGCGTCGGCCAGGCACTGGGTCTCCACGTGGCGGGGCCGGTCGAGGTAGCGCTCGACGAAGCACTCGCCGCGCCCGAACGCGCCGACCGCCTCGCGGGTGGCCGACTCGAACAGCTCGGGCACCTCCTCCAGGGTGCGGGCGACCTTGAGGCCGCGACCGCCGCCGCCGAAGGCCGCCTTGATCGCCACGGGCAGGCCGTGCTCGCGCGCGAAGGCGAGGACCTCGTCGGCGTCCGCGACCGGGTCGGCCGTGCCGGCGACGAGCGGGGCGCCCGCGCGCGCGGCGATGTGCCGGGCGGACACCTTGTCGCCGAGGTCGCGGATCGCCTGCGGCGGGGGACCGATCCACACCAGCCCGGCGTCGATGACGGCCTGCGCGAAGTCGGCGTTCTCGGCGAGGAAGCCGTAGCCGGGGTGCACGGCGTCGGCGCCGGCACGCTCCGCCACCGCGAGGAGCTTGCCGATGTCGAGGTACGTCTCGGCCGACGTGGACCCGCCCAGGGCGAAGGCCTCGTCGGCGGCGCGGACGTGCAGCGCACCGGCGTCGGGGTCGGCGTACACCGCGACCGAGCGCAGCCCGGCGTCGGCGCAGGCTCGCGCGACCCGCACGGCGATCTCGCCGCGGTTGGCGATGAGGATTTTCGTCAGCGTCGACATCGCGGGCGAGCCTAGACCCCGGCGCCCGCGGCACCGCCCCGCGTCGGGTTGTGCTCCGCGGCGTGCCGGGCCAGTGTGCTCCCCGCAGGGTACGGACCGGGACGAAGCAGTCTCGGTGCGCACCTGGTCCCCACCCCGGGGCCGTCCGTGCCCCGGGGTGCCCGAACAGCGGCTTGGCTGGAGGCGGCATGGCTCGACGTCCTGCACGAGGTGGGGGAGCGCGGCGCCCGCGGGCACGGCGGCTGGCCGCGGTGGGCGCGCTGGGCGTCGCGGCGACGGTGGTCGCCGCCTGCGGCGGCGGAGAGACCTCCGGTGCACCCGAGCTCACCTGGTACATCAACAACGCCGTCCAGGTGGAGATCGCCGACGCCTGCAACGAGGAGGCGGAGGGCGCCTACGTCCTCAAGACGTCGCTGCTGCCCAACTCGGCCGCGCCGCAGCGCGAGCAGCTGCTGCGCCGCCTCGCCGCCGGTGACACCACGGTCGACCTGCTGAGCCTGGACCCGCCGTTCATGGCGGAGTTCGCCAACGCGGGCTTCCTCCGGCCCTTCACCGCCGAGGAGCAGGAGGAGCTGTCGCAGGGGGTGCTGGAGGGCCCGCTCGAGCAGTCCCTGTACGAGGACACGATGTTCTCGGCGCCGTTCTACGGCAACACCCAGCTGCTCTGGTACAAGAAGTCGGTCGCCGAGGAGGCAGGCCTCGACCCGGCCGCCGCACCGGTCACGTGGGACCAGGTGATCGAGGCCGCCGAGCAGACGGGCACCACCGTCGGGGTCCAGGGCCGGCGCAACGAGAGCCTCATGGTGTGGGTCAACGCCCTGGTCTCCTCCGCCGGCGGCTCGATCCTCGCCGAGGACAGCCAGGGTGCGGCCGCCGAGGACGTCGAGTCGGCGCTGGACAGCGAGGCCGGCGCCGAGGCCGCGCGGATCATGAGCACGATCGCCAACTCTGACATCGCCCCCGCCGGGCTCAGCACCGCGGGGGAGGAGGAGTCGCGCGCGGCCTTCCAGGCCGACGACGGCGGGTTCATGGTCAACTGGCCGTACGTCTGGACCGCCTTCGAGGCCGCCGAGGCGGCCGGGGCCGTCGAGGAGGGCTTCCG
This window harbors:
- a CDS encoding extracellular solute-binding protein yields the protein MGALGVAATVVAACGGGETSGAPELTWYINNAVQVEIADACNEEAEGAYVLKTSLLPNSAAPQREQLLRRLAAGDTTVDLLSLDPPFMAEFANAGFLRPFTAEEQEELSQGVLEGPLEQSLYEDTMFSAPFYGNTQLLWYKKSVAEEAGLDPAAAPVTWDQVIEAAEQTGTTVGVQGRRNESLMVWVNALVSSAGGSILAEDSQGAAAEDVESALDSEAGAEAARIMSTIANSDIAPAGLSTAGEEESRAAFQADDGGFMVNWPYVWTAFEAAEAAGAVEEGFRDDIAWARYPQVVEGEASATPLGGIGVSIGAYTEHEEAALEAVRCVRSPERQKQNMLTAGEPAASAEVYDDPEVQEAFPMYEAIREGLTDAAPRPISPYYGDVTGVVQQGYHPPDALDEQTTPARTADFLEAVLDGSRML
- a CDS encoding acetyl-CoA carboxylase biotin carboxylase subunit — protein: MTKILIANRGEIAVRVARACADAGLRSVAVYADPDAGALHVRAADEAFALGGSTSAETYLDIGKLLAVAERAGADAVHPGYGFLAENADFAQAVIDAGLVWIGPPPQAIRDLGDKVSARHIAARAGAPLVAGTADPVADADEVLAFAREHGLPVAIKAAFGGGGRGLKVARTLEEVPELFESATREAVGAFGRGECFVERYLDRPRHVETQCLADAHGGVVVVSTRDCSLQRRHQKLVEEAPAPFLTDAQVEQLYSSSKAILREAGYVGAGTCEFLVGQDGTISFLEVNTRLQVEHCVSEEVTGIDLVREQLRVAAGEPLGYDDPVVRGHSIEFRINGEDAGRGFLPQPGPVDVFSPPSGPGVRLDSGVEAGSVVGGGFDSMLAKLVVTGASREQALQRSRRALAEFVVEGLPTVLPFHRAVVSDPAFAPVDPAAPFTVHTRWIETEFDNQVPAWTPSGASSDEASPDEPRRRVVVEVDGRRVEVVLPASLGGGTAAA